The proteins below are encoded in one region of Brassica napus cultivar Da-Ae chromosome A6, Da-Ae, whole genome shotgun sequence:
- the LOC106350989 gene encoding high mobility group B protein 10, protein MSTNETLTDSQLQMVPAYGSSSDIMSVDGESSRTASYNDLVQNPYLFLDKLRDFLEKIGKTLEFPTVCGESLDLHQLFVEVTKRGGLQMVIKKRKAKEVTEAFNLKKPLTNAAYVIRKNYLRMLFEFEHVYFFRQPFSSFWEREEDVKRLVENSAHDKGIQLGSMIDEWTIDGKFDDGYLVTVKMGGSQELKGVLYHSAPRETPRRRKKKAKLSHVDSLRPKFRRSGYNFFFAEEHKRLKAAYAGQERSLLKEIGNNWRNLSPSDREIYQGKGVEDMERYKMDMAAYKSFVDSYNAAGSVAATDDAVAEAEVEAEAEYEAEAGL, encoded by the exons atgtcgaCCAATGAGACTTTAACTGATTCGCAACTTCAAATGGTTCCCGCCTATGGCTCTTCTTCAGACATCATGAGCGTCGACGGCGAATCCTCTCGTACGGCTTCGTACAATGATCTTGTCCAAAACCCTTATCTTTTCTTGGACAAGCTCCGTGATTTTCTCGAAAAAATTGGCAAAACTCTGGA GTTTCCTACTGTGTGCGGAGAGAGTCTGGATCTGCATCAGCTTTTCGTGGAGGTCACAAAACGAGGTGGTCTTCAAATG GTGATCAAGAAGCGTAAGGCAAAAGAAGTGACTGAAGCATTTAACTTGAAGAAACCATTGACCAACGCAGCATATGTTATAAGGAAGAATTATCTGAGGATGCTCTTTGAATTCGAGCATGTGTATTTCTTCCGACAACCATTTTCTTCATTCTGGGAGAGAG AAGAAGATGTGAAGCGCCTTGTGGAGAACAGTGCACATGACAAAG GTATACAACTTGGCTCCATGATTGATGAATGGACCATCGATGGGAAGTTTGACGACGGCTATCTTGTGACCGTAAAGATGGGGGGATCACAGGAGCTCAAAGGAGTGCTTTACCACTCTGCTCCTCGCGAAACTCCTCGGAGACGCAAGAAGAAAGCAAAACTGTCTCATGTGGATTCTTTGCGCCCTAAGTTCCGCAGAAGCGGTTATAACTTCTTCTTCGCCGAGGAGCACAAGAGGCTTAAGGCTGCGTACGCTGGGCAGGAACGTTCCCTCCTCAAGGAGATCGGGAACAATTGGAGGAACCTCTCTCCATCTGATAGAGAG ATTTATCAAGGAAAAGGGGTTGAGGATATGGAGAGGTACAAGATGGATATGGCTGCGTACAAATCCTTCGTTGATTCTTATAATGCGGCGGGAAGTGTTGCTGCGACTGATGATGCTGTGGCTGAGGCTGAAGTTGAGgctgaagctgagtatgagGCCGAGGCGGGTCTCTAG